From Camelina sativa cultivar DH55 chromosome 5, Cs, whole genome shotgun sequence:
TATCTGCGGTGTCGTTGTTTGTGCCGCAAGGAGCTGGGGTGGTTAAGTACGTGCTTGCGGGGgtgtttgttttgtggtcaACTAGGGCTTGTTCTACTTTGGTGGTTTCACTCGCTGATGGTGGTGAAGAGCATCGTGGCTTGATCGCGTACGCTTGTTTCTTGATCTATACTTTATTCTCTCTTCTTGTTATATTTTGAATGTCCTCTGcaagtagcaaaaaaaaattgctacaAGTTCTTTGATGTGAGGTTGATGAATTGGGTGGGAATAGCAGCGAAGGTgtaaaggcttttttttttttttggggataaaTTTAGAAAGATGTTTAAGAAGAAATTTGATTCAATGTTTGTGTATCTTTTCACTTGATCTACGAGGTGTTTActtaagaattattttatacGATTCCATTGATGTGTTTGTTCAGCCTTTTGACATAACTTGTTTGGGATTAAATGCCCTGAGCCAATGCAgaacatattgtttttttttttttgataagagCTTAATATGCTTCCTTTTGCTTGTCTGGTATGAAGTTATGAAGATGTGCTTATATCTCGGATTATTCTCTTAGGTGTCAAGTTTTTAGGAATGGTTGACACTGTTAGGATTTGAGTAAATTATGTTTAGATTTTGGCTGATGGGAAGTTTGGAACTAAGACAGTCGAATGAAATTCTGATTAGCATCTAGGAGTTACTTGGTATTGGTTTCTTCCCGAATAGAGAAATAGTGTGACATGTGCTCTTGGCGTCAGTTTACTATCCTAATGTCATTTTCTAGAACTGCCTGTACTTTTGTTGATTGAGTTTTGCCACATTAAAAAGAGTTGTCTTCATCTTAGGCACAGTCTCTTTAGATGGAATTCGCTCTGAAATTGAGTATATCAGTCTTGCTAGAGCTTAACGTGAATGCTGTTGGGaaccttttctcttctttgccAGTTATACCTTGACCCACGGAACTAACTACTTTTTAGTGTTCCACCAGTGTTTCCACAATATTTGAACAGGAAACAAACAATGTAGATATATCACTCTGATGGATGTACTAAAGAGATGCTCATGTTCTTGAGTACCCGAACAAATAGAAACCAAACTTTTAAGCGGGTCGTTATATCCTTTACAATGTTTTGCGAAATGTAGCCATGTACACCACCTAATTCCTCTATTATATCCTTTAATATGAAATGATCAACTTGTAGTGATAAACCATTAAACATTCGTCTTAACACATGCCATGTATAGACAGCACCGTAAAATATTAAGTTAAGCGTTCTTACCCTCAATTCTTAGTTTTTCAAGATAAAAGAAACCCtctaaaaaccaaaccaaatcactCCAACCTGTGACGTTGCCGGCACTGCACTAGAGATGTCTGCAGCTGGTAACAGACAGTTGGCCAGTAAAACACTGCCTGTCCTTGCCGGAAATCTCTTCCAATCGTACGGTGGAGACGACGTCAGATCATTTACTGCCTCCAAGTCTATCTCGAACAGATCATCTTCACTACCTTCCTCGCCATCGCTTTTAGGttcttttggttcttgtttctcttcttcttctgcttctgcttctgttccCCAGTTTACCAAACCCGCACGATGTGTCATGTTGATTCTGATTAATTTCCGGTTTAGGAATCTTGTGGTTTACACTTGATTCTGTAGTTATTACGTATATATAGAGGGTGTATAACGGGAGGAGAAGATGGGTCAGTAGAACGGTCCTCAACGAATCTACAACTATCTTTGTTGGGAATTTTTGGGACTTTCACGATACCTACTTTTAtataaagagaaaaggaaattccaaaagaagaaaagatattGTTATAGACTCGTGACTTGAGAATTATGTAGTAATAAATGTTGTACTATATACTACATAAATGTTCACGGTGCAACGGTCGCTGTATGCATTTTTAAATGAGCAACCGTCATAAATGATACATTACTAGTTTAGTTCTATTTCCTAATATGTTGTTAGGAGGGAATGATATTTTTTACTGTTCTCTCTTCTCAGtttttaccttttgtttttgtccacCCAAAAATATAGATACATATCCACAAACTTTCTAGTCACCAAAACGAGGCTACTCACATAGTAAGACTAAATACCTCTTAATCtagtaaattttatatatatacaacctctcttttttttttttgtgattttgagacataagtatatataaaaataaggaACTCCATTTTTTATGCTAAGCTTTGCTCTATATAATGCATAAGATACATATTGACATCGATACTATATTACCAACCGTAAATAGCtcaatgtatataaataaaattttagacaacTCCTAGAAATTACTTGTTCaataacatttataaataaaatatataaatcatttcGGTTATTAACTTgagaaaatgtgcagacttagaCTCAAAACcacttaattattttaaaatgtcaCTTGTAAACTATTTCTAACATGGCtaaaataagtttaaaaaaaaaataaagtccaTTTCTAACATGGCAAAAATCTATATATCAAGTCCATTTCTAACATGgctaaaatatatttgtttaaatccCAATGCCATGAAATTAACGGTTCGATCTCAATTCCTGATAAAATGTTGACTAAGTCAACGATATCATtgtcaaaaactcaaaactaaatgataaaatttagatttcttgtttactataaaaatgttatacAGTATATAGAGGAGAAGGTACACCTAACACTAATCAGATATACACCTACCAAAAACTACGTATTATTTTGCAATGAACATGTTATGCTTTTGTTTTACAAACTTTGCATATTTTATAAACTCGGTTTGGAaagattaatataaaatttgtatttttatttaattaattaacttaatttaaaaactaattttatatcaattaattaataaatagtaTATCATGTGCACGATgaattcatcatttttaattattaattgatatatttcgtatttaattaattattttctataaatttctgaaaatgtaattcatttatatatgatacaattttatatatctaattaattcAGTTAATCATCATCTGGACTAAGATGCAAATTATATACAACATCCACATCAACTTCAAGTTGTATATCTCACAATAAGAACTCGAATTCGAGGAACACTACATGTAATATAAAAGTAGTTTAGAGGTTTGTCAATTTTAATAATCATGAAATATTCAtaatctttgagtttttttttaaatataatttttttcagcaAATTATTTCAACAATTTTTGGTGATGTATTTGCGTATTTTCACAGTAGATGTCCAAAGTTTACTAATTGTGGTCTATGATGCTGTTTATAACAACtgcaagaaaatattttcaaatatttgatGATGTCCAAATCTGACATGGCTAAAATATTTTCGTTTAAATCCGAATGACATGAATTCAACTGTTGGATCAATTCCTAATAAAATATTGACTAAGTCAACGACACCATTGTCAAAAACTCAAACACTAAATGATAAAAATTCTGATTTCTTGTTTACTataaaaaggttatatataGAGGAGAAGGTACACCTAACAGTCTAACACTAATCAGATATACATACACCTACCAAAAATATCTACGTATTATTTTGCAATGAATATGTTACAtgcttttcttttataaactttgcatttttttctactttccttttttcagtttttcGGGGTCTATTATTCCACTCGGTGATAGTAACTTTGTAATTTAATCAACGGGATTACGTGGCTTAAAGGTATTCACATCTTACTCCTACTACATTGGCTTAACaactcaaacaaacaaacaagaaacgaCCAAATTTGTAAAAGTTGCAGCAAGCAACCCTTTAGATAGTCTAAACTGCGTTTTTTTTTAGACcaacctctcttctctcttacttTCCAGCTACTTCCCTTTTTTCTAcctgtatctctctctctcgaccaTGGCCACTGGATCAACAGATCCTCCTAGGTCTCCCTCCTCAGGtttgatcttttctttcttctatttacaattcaccattagattgtgaaaattcttcttttgccccgaaaaaggaaaaaaactcatCAAGAAAAATTTCTCTGATTccagtatttttaatttttgaatttttttgttttgtttcaagaaGTAGAGAACTTGGAATTGATGTGAAGTGAaatgattattagattattgaAATTTAGACAAATCACATTTAATGGTGGCAACAgtcacattaattttttttttgttttgaggaaTCTTTAACAGTTTAATAAGTGCCTAAGAGTGATGAGTTTGGGTCTTAAGAGACATCACAGCTTTGTTACTTGCCCTTGAAGATTCATTTTTAAAGACAGGACAAAATCTCTGTTTGTTTGAATCTGAATTACAGGTGTTCTTCAgaagttgttgttggtgttcttTGTCTGTATAGCTGCTTCGACTTATAAGGCGATCCAGCCTCCTCCATCGAAGCTATGTGGCTCTCCTGATGGTCCATCCATCACAGGACCAAGGATTAAGCTTAGAGACGGAAGGCATTTAGCTTACACAGAGCAAGGAGTTCCAAGAGATAAAGCTACCCATAGAATCGTCGTTGTCCATGGTTCTGATAGTTCCAGGCACGATAATGTTTTCGCAGCGCTACTATCACCGGTACTTGTTTTATAATGTTCTCAAAGCCAAAACATTTACTAGTTGTTACCTGTTTTAAGATGTAAACTTACTGATATCAATGTTGTAGGATATAAAAGAAGGACTAGGTGTGTATATGGTTTCATTTGATAGACCTGGTTATGGAGAGAGTGATCCTGACCCAAACCGTACTCCCAAAAGCTTGGCTTTGGACGTAGAAGAGCTTGCTGATCAGTTGAGTCTAGGCTCTAAGTTCTATGTCATCGGGTTCTCGATGGGTGGACAAGCCACTTGGGCATGCCTTAAGTACATTCCTCACAGGTATCACTTTCAGAACTAACATTCTTAATGATAacattgtgtgtgtgtgtataacTCTGTTTGATTCTTTAGGTTGGCTGGAGTAACACTTGTCGCTCCAGTGGTGAACTATTGGTGGAAGAACTTTCCATCAGACTTATCAACCGAAGCTTATTACAAGCAAGCGAGAAATGACCAATGGGCGGTTCGTGTTGCACACTACGCTCCTTGGCTTACTCATTGGTGGAACTCACAGGAGTGGTTCTCTGGATCAAGTGTTGTGGCCCGAAATCTTGGTATGTTGTCCAAAGCAGACAAAGAGATCATGTTTAAGCTCGGTGCTGCAACAAGGCCACATgaggtatgtatatatttataacaattgcatcatcacttctttcttcttctacttcaccTATTTGCATTCTCATCAAATCTAAGTCTCTATTTAGGCACAAATAAGGCAACAAGGAACACACGAGACATTGCACCGTGACATGATTGTTGGATTTGGAACTTGGGAATTCGATCCAATGGAACTCGAGAATCTGTTTCCGAACAATGAGGGATCAGTGCACTTGTGGCAGGGAGATGATGATGTGCTTGTCCCTGTGACTCTGCAACGTTACATTGCGCAGAAGCTGCCATGGATCCAATACCATGAGATTCCTGGAGCTGGGCATTTGTTCCCTTTTGCTCCAGGTATGGTTAATAACATTGTTAAGACTCTCTTAACCAACGATGAAGTCAAGAACTAAAAGTCTTATATATcttctctcacaaaaaaaaatggggcTAATTTGGTTTTGTGACATGATTGCTATAATACTTTGAACCAATCAGAGAGATTCATGAAATTctcaaatttatttgattactgGTACATATGTTGTGGCCTTGTGGGTAGAATGTTGGGATGAGTTTAAAAACTTGTGTGTTTGTTTGGAGTATCGACGATATTAATAATCATACGGAGATATTAACAAACATCCGACCTTAGgtcagttggtagagcggaagACTGTAGTAGTTGCTGTAATCTTTAGGTCGCGCTGGTTCGATTCCGGCAGGtcggatattttttttattattttgttgattgtttgctATATAGAAAGCAGTATATTATGAatatacaaacaaattttaattggGATAATCCATATTCGTAAAGTTGAGTCCACGTGCACTCGTAAACGAATGTTGGAATCATATTTTTATGTCAAGtctaaaaaaaagatatctttTACCAAAGAAGAGGATAATTAATTtctcgattttgtttttttcttcaatttaatGAGTTTTTGACTGACACCAAACGCAGTACTACTACTATTCAAAATCGAACAAGTCTACTTTCACTAGCtaaggacaacaacaacaacaacaacaacaacaataatacatatatttgttttcatataaaattgtatTGATCTCTAAAAgttaattatacttttttttggttaaaatatatTCCGAAAACAAATTATGAACAAAGAGTTCGACCTATTTTATTAcctatttattaaattttagttgtGATTAATACAAAATTCTTtcagcataaaaaaaaaaacaaaatcacacttGTAGTTTGCTACAACTTCTAGTGCTATTGGAAGTATGTATAAGGTTTAGATTGATTTTATGGTTTACACCGGTTAAGTTAGTATACCACATTTGTATATATCACACAATCGTATAGTTTTGTGATTAAGAAATAAGACAAAGATATTTCGATAATCTCtaacaaacttcttcttcttcctctctctcgaATCGTAATAAAGTGCAATTTTCAAAAGAGAATCCATCGGTTCAGACCAGTGTTGgcgtaaaagaaaaaacatttgtgTAAGCCGAAAGCAGCAGAACTGCAGAAGTATAACACGCGTCGAGCCGAAGAGAAGACACTCgaagaaacagaagagagaCACGTGCGGAACACGTGTCAGAAGCAGC
This genomic window contains:
- the LOC104785905 gene encoding uncharacterized protein LOC104785905; amino-acid sequence: MATGSTDPPRSPSSGVLQKLLLVFFVCIAASTYKAIQPPPSKLCGSPDGPSITGPRIKLRDGRHLAYTEQGVPRDKATHRIVVVHGSDSSRHDNVFAALLSPDIKEGLGVYMVSFDRPGYGESDPDPNRTPKSLALDVEELADQLSLGSKFYVIGFSMGGQATWACLKYIPHRLAGVTLVAPVVNYWWKNFPSDLSTEAYYKQARNDQWAVRVAHYAPWLTHWWNSQEWFSGSSVVARNLGMLSKADKEIMFKLGAATRPHEAQIRQQGTHETLHRDMIVGFGTWEFDPMELENLFPNNEGSVHLWQGDDDVLVPVTLQRYIAQKLPWIQYHEIPGAGHLFPFAPGMVNNIVKTLLTNDEVKN